One part of the Gammaproteobacteria bacterium genome encodes these proteins:
- a CDS encoding NAD(P)-binding domain-containing protein encodes MTIQFVVYGALLTLIMVYFYNRRIRKTQTALRALMEEEKAGGVGPVSLHPLINATRCIGCGACVNACPENQVLGLIDNKAVLIRPSHCIGHGACKAACPADAITLVFGSETRGVDIPVVSPDFETNVPGLYIAGELGGMGLIRNAVEQGRQAMDSIRRKRGRGEGGQLDVLVVGAGPAGFSASLAAMQHKLRCVTLEQDSLGGTVAHFPRGKLVMTSPMDIPLVGKVRMTETSKEALLKLWQDIEQKTGIRINYHERVERIEPVANGFRVTSSRTTYQVRSVLLAIGRRGTPRKLDVPGEELSKVVYRLIDAEQYRGQHVLVVGGGDAALEAAASIADETDARVTLSYRSESFSRAKEKNRRRLDDLVASGRMQVLMKSNVKLIQPDRIFLDQEGKLLQLHNDAVIVCAGGVLPTAFLQQAGIAVETKYGTA; translated from the coding sequence ATGACAATTCAGTTCGTGGTCTATGGCGCACTGCTTACTTTGATCATGGTGTATTTCTATAACCGGCGCATACGCAAGACGCAGACGGCGTTGCGTGCCCTGATGGAAGAGGAAAAGGCGGGCGGGGTGGGGCCGGTCTCCCTGCATCCGCTCATTAATGCCACCCGATGTATCGGCTGCGGCGCCTGTGTAAATGCCTGCCCTGAAAATCAGGTACTCGGGCTGATTGACAACAAGGCGGTACTGATTCGACCTTCCCATTGCATCGGTCACGGTGCATGCAAGGCCGCGTGTCCGGCAGACGCAATCACCCTCGTCTTTGGCAGCGAGACTCGCGGAGTGGATATACCGGTAGTGAGTCCCGACTTCGAGACCAACGTCCCCGGGCTCTATATCGCCGGGGAACTTGGCGGCATGGGCCTGATCCGGAATGCCGTCGAGCAGGGACGGCAGGCGATGGACTCTATCCGCCGGAAGCGTGGGCGAGGGGAAGGCGGTCAACTCGATGTCCTGGTCGTGGGGGCTGGTCCCGCCGGGTTTTCGGCGTCGCTGGCGGCAATGCAGCACAAGTTGCGCTGCGTGACGCTGGAGCAGGATTCTCTCGGCGGCACCGTCGCACATTTTCCGCGCGGAAAGCTGGTTATGACATCTCCAATGGATATCCCCCTGGTCGGCAAGGTACGAATGACTGAGACCAGCAAGGAGGCCCTGTTGAAGCTGTGGCAGGACATCGAACAAAAGACCGGTATCCGGATCAACTATCACGAACGGGTAGAGAGGATTGAGCCGGTTGCGAACGGATTCCGCGTCACGAGTTCGCGCACGACGTATCAGGTGCGGTCGGTGCTGCTCGCTATCGGCAGGCGCGGGACGCCGCGAAAGCTGGATGTGCCGGGCGAGGAACTTTCCAAGGTGGTTTATCGTTTGATAGATGCGGAGCAATACCGCGGGCAGCATGTGCTGGTGGTGGGAGGCGGTGATGCCGCGCTGGAGGCGGCAGCCAGCATTGCGGACGAAACCGATGCCAGGGTTACGCTTTCCTATCGTTCGGAGTCGTTCTCGCGGGCCAAGGAAAAGAACCGGCGCCGACTCGATGATCTCGTTGCAAGTGGCCGCATGCAGGTGTTGATGAAGTCGAATGTGAAGTTAATCCAGCCCGACAGGATCTTCCTCGATCAGGAGGGAAAGCTGCTGCAGTTACACAACGATGCGGTGATCGTCTGTGCGGGCGGGGTTTTGCCGACTGCCTTTCTTCAACAGGCTGGCATCGCGGTGGAAACCAAGTACGGTACGGCCTGA
- a CDS encoding cytochrome c3 family protein, which produces MRVRHGLLLATGLSALLLLGTALGSTLETILMPGELIQGHAKFETDCKSCHEAFSKHTQSQRCIDCHDHKNIADDIRQKTGYHGRVITPGDINCKRCHGDHLGRDADIVHLDTQTFDHTQTDFPLKGMHASTRCQSCHLSDKKYHEAGLKCIECHKSKNPHREDLGTKCESCHNEESWLKRSAFDHDKTKFPLKGKHRDATCNSCHPNERYKNIARDCIACHRMNDIHRGRYGEKCHDCHTEKKWTEIMFDHDKSTKYKLEGRHRKVACDSCHKGDLYKDKTSTACVDCHSGDDNHKGQFGKKCADCHTVFNWNKNAFNHDKDTKFRLGGRHKELGCSQCHGGDIYKQKLPTACFECHKKDDVHKEQQGKECSRCHNENSWGEKILFDHDVTHFPLIGAHAVTSCEECHLTASFKDTKRDCSSCHEKNDEHKGRLGTECGNCHNPNGWSLWIFDHDKQTDFKLVGKHENLNCHSCHTTRMKKEVKQSRECSSCHQRDDIHSGGFGSRCERCHDTYDFSHITIN; this is translated from the coding sequence ATGCGCGTCCGCCACGGCCTGCTGCTGGCTACTGGATTAAGCGCCTTGCTGCTGCTGGGAACCGCTCTCGGCTCGACGCTGGAGACGATACTGATGCCAGGCGAGCTGATCCAGGGTCATGCGAAATTCGAAACTGACTGCAAGAGCTGCCACGAGGCATTCAGCAAACATACCCAGAGCCAGCGCTGCATCGACTGTCATGATCACAAGAATATCGCGGACGACATCAGGCAGAAGACCGGCTATCACGGGCGCGTCATCACGCCCGGGGATATCAATTGCAAGCGCTGCCATGGCGACCATCTCGGCAGGGATGCGGACATCGTTCACCTTGACACACAGACATTCGATCACACCCAGACCGATTTCCCGCTCAAGGGAATGCATGCCTCGACCCGTTGCCAATCCTGTCATCTCAGCGACAAGAAATATCACGAGGCCGGCCTCAAGTGCATTGAATGCCACAAGAGTAAAAACCCGCACCGGGAAGATCTCGGCACCAAGTGCGAGAGCTGCCACAACGAGGAATCCTGGCTGAAAAGATCCGCCTTCGATCATGACAAGACAAAATTTCCGCTCAAGGGGAAACATCGTGACGCGACCTGCAATAGCTGCCACCCCAATGAGCGATACAAGAATATCGCGAGGGACTGTATCGCCTGTCACCGAATGAACGATATTCACAGGGGACGTTACGGCGAAAAATGTCATGACTGTCACACGGAAAAAAAGTGGACCGAGATCATGTTCGATCACGACAAATCGACCAAATACAAGCTGGAAGGCCGCCACCGAAAGGTTGCCTGCGACAGCTGCCACAAAGGTGATCTATACAAGGACAAGACCAGCACGGCGTGCGTGGACTGCCACTCTGGCGACGACAACCACAAGGGTCAGTTTGGCAAAAAATGCGCGGACTGCCACACAGTATTCAACTGGAACAAGAACGCTTTCAACCACGACAAGGACACCAAATTCAGGCTTGGCGGAAGACACAAGGAACTCGGATGCAGCCAGTGCCACGGCGGCGATATCTACAAGCAGAAGCTGCCAACGGCCTGTTTCGAATGTCATAAAAAAGACGACGTGCACAAGGAACAGCAGGGGAAAGAGTGCAGCCGATGCCATAACGAGAATTCATGGGGCGAGAAAATCTTGTTCGATCATGACGTGACACATTTTCCCCTGATCGGGGCTCACGCCGTGACATCGTGCGAGGAATGCCACCTCACCGCAAGCTTCAAGGATACAAAGCGTGACTGCAGTTCCTGCCATGAAAAAAATGATGAGCACAAGGGGCGGCTCGGAACCGAATGTGGGAACTGCCACAACCCCAACGGATGGTCATTATGGATTTTCGATCATGACAAGCAGACAGATTTCAAGCTGGTCGGGAAGCATGAAAACCTGAACTGCCATTCCTGTCACACCACGCGAATGAAAAAGGAAGTAAAACAATCCAGGGAATGCAGTTCATGCCACCAAAGAGATGACATTCATTCTGGTGGATTCGGGTCGCGCTGCGAGCGCTGCCACGACACCTATGATTTCAGTCATATCACCATCAACTAG
- a CDS encoding cytochrome C: MWKQIFAKTTSRTGVRRNPAWILIVLSLVTVTCFAQPAPTVPDGKFDHFSTGFPLTGGHRQAACSDCHMRGIFKGTSRQCAACHTVNGLSSASKKPVTHIDSTDFCEDCHTSSGWKPTYKVDHFSVIGSCASCHNGRTAPGKGQNHITSGNNCDDCHTTSTFSNAVFDHTQVTGTCSSCHNGRTASGQSSNHIRTSAQCDDCHSTRAWTPASFDHSGVTAGCSSCHNGSSATGKPAKHVTTSAQCDTCHTTRAWTPASFDHSAVTGTCSSCHNGTSATGKPAKHITTSNDCDTCHSNTAWTPANFSHNGITGTCSSCHNGTSAAGKPNNHVTTSAQCDTCHTTNAWTPASFDHSAVTGTCSSCHNGTTATGKPNNHVTTSAQCDTCHTTNAWTPASFDHSAVTGTCSSCHNGTTATGKPNNHVTTSAQCDTCHTTNAWTPASFDHSAVTGTCSSCHNGTTATGKPNNHVTTSAQCDTCHTTRAWTPASFDHSGVTGTCSSCHNGTTATGKPNNHVTTSAQCDICHTTTAWTPASFDHSSVTGSCSSCHNGSSATGKPAGHFVTNQQCNICHNTNNWTTLVFRHSSTAYPGDHRTSLSCVDCHKTNAEIVPWPNSAYQPDCAACHAGDYRPGKHENATVSTNRNCAGTCHKSTPEHRVSDRSWD, translated from the coding sequence ATGTGGAAGCAAATATTCGCCAAAACCACTTCCCGCACCGGAGTACGGAGGAATCCGGCATGGATCCTGATCGTGCTATCTCTGGTCACCGTGACCTGTTTCGCGCAACCGGCCCCGACCGTGCCCGACGGGAAATTTGACCACTTCTCGACCGGGTTCCCGCTGACCGGCGGGCATCGTCAGGCCGCGTGCTCTGACTGCCATATGCGCGGAATATTCAAGGGCACCTCACGCCAATGCGCCGCTTGCCACACCGTCAACGGCCTTTCTTCAGCTTCGAAAAAACCTGTAACCCATATCGACTCCACGGACTTCTGCGAGGACTGCCATACCTCGTCCGGCTGGAAACCGACCTACAAGGTCGATCACTTCTCGGTCATCGGTTCCTGCGCGAGCTGCCACAATGGACGCACTGCACCGGGCAAGGGACAGAACCACATCACCAGCGGGAACAATTGCGACGATTGCCATACCACCAGCACATTTTCAAACGCCGTATTTGACCATACCCAGGTTACCGGCACCTGCTCCAGTTGCCACAATGGAAGGACGGCAAGCGGACAATCGTCCAATCACATACGCACCAGCGCTCAGTGCGATGACTGTCACAGCACACGCGCCTGGACACCGGCGAGCTTCGACCACAGCGGCGTCACCGCCGGCTGCTCCAGCTGCCACAACGGCAGCTCTGCCACCGGGAAACCGGCCAAGCACGTCACCACCTCGGCCCAGTGCGACACCTGCCATACGACCCGCGCCTGGACGCCCGCCAGCTTCGACCACAGCGCCGTCACCGGAACCTGCTCCAGCTGCCACAACGGCACCTCTGCCACCGGGAAACCGGCCAAACACATCACTACGTCAAACGATTGCGACACCTGTCACTCGAACACGGCCTGGACCCCGGCGAACTTCAGCCATAACGGCATTACCGGCACCTGCTCCAGTTGCCATAATGGCACCTCCGCTGCCGGCAAGCCGAACAACCACGTCACCACCTCGGCCCAGTGCGACACCTGCCATACAACGAATGCGTGGACCCCCGCAAGCTTCGACCACAGCGCCGTCACCGGAACCTGCTCCAGCTGCCACAACGGCACCACCGCCACCGGCAAGCCGAACAATCATGTCACCACCTCGGCCCAGTGCGACACCTGCCATACAACGAATGCGTGGACCCCCGCAAGCTTCGACCACAGCGCCGTCACCGGAACCTGCTCCAGCTGCCACAACGGCACTACTGCCACCGGCAAGCCGAACAATCATGTCACCACCTCGGCCCAGTGCGACACCTGCCATACAACGAATGCGTGGACCCCCGCAAGCTTCGACCACAGCGCCGTCACCGGAACCTGCTCCAGCTGCCACAACGGCACTACTGCCACCGGCAAGCCGAACAATCATGTCACCACCTCAGCCCAGTGCGATACCTGCCATACGACCCGTGCCTGGACGCCCGCCAGCTTCGACCACAGCGGCGTCACCGGAACCTGCTCCAGCTGCCACAACGGCACCACCGCCACCGGCAAGCCGAACAATCACGTCACCACCTCGGCCCAGTGCGACATCTGCCATACGACCACTGCCTGGACGCCGGCCTCATTCGACCATAGCTCGGTAACCGGTTCCTGCTCCAGTTGCCATAACGGCAGCTCGGCCACCGGAAAACCGGCGGGGCACTTCGTGACCAACCAGCAGTGCAATATCTGTCACAACACCAACAACTGGACCACGCTCGTATTCCGCCACAGCAGCACCGCCTATCCCGGCGATCATCGTACCAGCCTGAGCTGCGTGGATTGCCACAAGACCAATGCCGAAATCGTGCCCTGGCCAAACTCGGCCTATCAGCCGGATTGCGCGGCCTGCCATGCGGGAGATTACCGGCCCGGCAAGCATGAGAATGCCACCGTAAGCACCAACCGCAACTGCGCCGGCACTTGCCACAAGTCCACGCCGGAACACCGCGTCAGCGACAGAAGCTGGGATTGA
- the glcE gene encoding glycolate oxidase subunit GlcE, with translation MDLLQSERGRNVSDSRDITRELQETVCNAYERRTPLSIQGGNSKRFYGRPARGEPVSLEAHRGIVNYEPAELVITARSGTPLHEVENLLAAHGQMLAFEPPHFGAGATLGGTLACGISGPRRPYAGAVRDHLLGIRCLSGEGRLLRFGGEVVKNVAGFDAFRLMAGALGTLGVLLEASFKVLPRPEHTVTLVFECRLREALNKFNDWHRAPLPISAGAADDARLYVRLEGSAEGVRSARNRLGGEILPEGSTFWDALREHRHPFFTDNEPLWRLSLPPAAPPLSIVGRWLIDWGGAQRWLKTALPPKLIRETATRNGGHAQLFRGGERDGAVFHPLPAPLLDLHKNLKQAFDPRGILNPQRMYREF, from the coding sequence ATGGATCTCCTCCAAAGCGAAAGGGGCCGTAACGTGTCCGATTCCAGGGATATAACCCGGGAACTGCAGGAAACCGTTTGTAACGCCTATGAACGGCGCACGCCCCTGTCGATCCAAGGCGGGAACAGCAAACGTTTCTACGGCCGTCCTGCCCGCGGCGAACCCGTTTCCCTGGAGGCCCACCGTGGCATCGTGAACTATGAGCCCGCCGAACTCGTCATCACCGCCCGCAGCGGTACGCCGCTCCATGAAGTGGAAAACCTTTTGGCGGCACATGGCCAGATGCTTGCTTTCGAGCCTCCCCACTTCGGCGCCGGCGCCACCCTGGGCGGGACCCTCGCCTGCGGAATTTCCGGTCCACGCCGCCCCTATGCCGGTGCGGTACGCGATCACCTGCTCGGAATCCGCTGTCTCTCGGGCGAAGGCCGCCTGTTGCGCTTCGGTGGCGAGGTGGTGAAGAACGTGGCCGGATTCGACGCCTTCCGGCTCATGGCCGGGGCGCTCGGTACGCTCGGCGTCCTGCTCGAGGCCTCCTTCAAGGTTCTGCCGCGCCCCGAACATACCGTCACGCTGGTGTTCGAATGCAGGCTCCGCGAGGCGCTGAACAAATTCAACGACTGGCACCGCGCGCCTCTGCCCATCAGCGCGGGCGCCGCCGATGATGCGCGCCTGTATGTGCGTCTCGAAGGCAGCGCGGAGGGCGTACGGTCCGCCCGGAACAGGCTCGGCGGCGAAATCCTCCCCGAGGGCTCGACCTTCTGGGATGCGCTGCGGGAACACCGCCACCCCTTCTTCACCGACAATGAACCCCTGTGGCGTCTGTCCCTGCCGCCGGCGGCCCCGCCACTCTCGATCGTCGGTCGCTGGCTGATCGACTGGGGCGGGGCACAGCGCTGGCTCAAGACCGCGTTGCCGCCGAAGCTGATCCGCGAGACCGCGACACGCAATGGCGGACATGCGCAGTTGTTCCGCGGCGGCGAACGCGATGGCGCGGTGTTCCATCCCCTGCCGGCGCCACTGCTCGACCTGCACAAAAACCTGAAGCAGGCCTTCGATCCGCGCGGCATACTGAATCCGCAGCGGATGTACCGGGAGTTTTAG
- the glcF gene encoding glycolate oxidase subunit GlcF, protein MQTRLPSEFTATPAGAEADRILRTCVHCGFCNATCPTYQLLGDELDGPRGRIYLIKRMLEDGTAGEDTQRHLDRCLTCRACETTCPSGVEYGRLLDIGRARVEATVARPRPARLLRRLLCTVLPYPGRVRAALAASRWISALLPAALTRAIPARRVSAPETAIDWPPARHSRRVLILEGCVQSVTHGHINAAAARLLDRRGISLIRVPGSGCCGAVTHHLAQDAPTRGFLRRNIDAWWPEVERGAEAIVTTSSACSVMVKDYAHLLREDPEYADKARRISQLAGDITDVIAGLGLEPCVGTARRIAFHAPCSLQHGLRAHTAVEELLRAAGFELTPVVDAHLCCGAAGTYTILQPELSGRLLAGKLAALEAATPEIVASANIGCLIHLQGGTRTPVRHWIELIEEAYR, encoded by the coding sequence ATGCAGACGCGTCTCCCCAGTGAATTCACCGCCACCCCGGCCGGCGCCGAGGCCGATCGCATCCTGCGTACCTGCGTGCACTGCGGCTTCTGCAACGCGACCTGCCCCACCTACCAGTTGCTCGGCGACGAACTCGACGGCCCGCGCGGCCGCATCTATCTGATCAAACGCATGCTGGAAGACGGCACCGCGGGCGAAGACACCCAGCGCCATCTCGACCGCTGCCTGACCTGCCGCGCCTGCGAGACGACCTGTCCCTCCGGCGTCGAATACGGGCGCCTGCTGGATATCGGACGTGCGCGCGTCGAAGCGACGGTCGCACGCCCGCGCCCCGCGCGGCTGTTGCGCCGGCTGCTGTGTACCGTCCTGCCTTACCCCGGCCGCGTCAGGGCGGCGCTCGCCGCATCCCGCTGGATCAGCGCCCTGCTCCCGGCCGCCCTCACCCGGGCGATACCGGCGCGGCGTGTTTCCGCACCCGAGACCGCCATCGACTGGCCCCCGGCCCGTCACTCGCGCCGGGTGCTGATCCTGGAGGGATGTGTACAGTCCGTGACCCATGGGCATATCAACGCGGCCGCCGCGCGCCTGCTCGACCGCCGCGGCATATCGCTGATCCGCGTGCCCGGCAGCGGTTGCTGCGGCGCGGTCACCCACCATCTGGCGCAGGATGCCCCGACGCGCGGTTTCCTGCGTCGCAACATCGACGCCTGGTGGCCCGAGGTCGAGCGCGGCGCCGAGGCTATCGTGACGACCTCGAGCGCCTGCAGCGTCATGGTGAAGGATTACGCACACCTGCTGCGCGAGGATCCGGAATACGCGGACAAGGCCCGGCGCATCTCGCAATTGGCCGGAGACATCACCGACGTGATCGCCGGCCTGGGACTCGAACCGTGCGTTGGGACAGCACGTCGCATCGCCTTCCATGCCCCCTGCAGTCTGCAGCACGGCCTGCGCGCCCACACCGCGGTGGAGGAACTGTTGCGGGCTGCCGGTTTCGAGTTGACGCCGGTGGTGGACGCCCACCTGTGCTGCGGGGCGGCCGGGACCTATACCATACTTCAGCCCGAACTGTCCGGACGGCTGCTCGCCGGGAAGCTCGCGGCGCTGGAGGCCGCCACCCCCGAGATCGTCGCCAGCGCCAACATCGGCTGCCTGATTCACCTGCAGGGTGGAACCCGCACACCCGTCCGTCACTGGATTGAACTGATCGAAGAGGCCTACCGCTGA
- a CDS encoding alanine--glyoxylate aminotransferase family protein translates to MKFRSFYPPQRTLMGPGPSDVNPRVLAAMARPTIGHLDPAFVTMMEEIKALLQYAFQTKNALTFPVSAPGSAGMETCFVNLVEPGDKVIVCQNGVFGGRMKENVLRCGGVPVMVEDPWGRAVDPAKVEHALKTNPDAKILAFVHAETSTGARSDAKLLSDLAHQHGCLTIVDAVTALGGIPLLVDDWQLDAVFSGTQKCLSCVPGLSPVTFSARAQEVIRQRKRPAQSWFLDLNLVMSYWGGDGKRTYHHTAPVNTLYALHEALVILQEETIGLSWARHLHYHRALRAGLEAMGLELAVPEDERLPQLNAVRIPEGVDDAVVRAQLLGEYNLEIGAGLGAMAGKIWRIGLMGHACSARNVLFCLGALEDVLTDVKAPIRHSRALAAARAVLSADPQPVDDEE, encoded by the coding sequence ATGAAATTCAGATCATTCTATCCCCCGCAGCGCACGCTGATGGGCCCCGGTCCGTCCGATGTCAACCCGCGCGTCCTCGCCGCCATGGCGCGGCCGACCATCGGTCATCTCGATCCGGCCTTCGTCACGATGATGGAAGAGATCAAGGCGCTGTTGCAGTACGCCTTCCAGACGAAGAACGCGCTGACGTTTCCGGTATCAGCCCCCGGTTCGGCGGGCATGGAAACCTGCTTCGTCAACCTGGTCGAGCCGGGCGACAAGGTGATCGTGTGCCAGAATGGTGTGTTCGGCGGCCGCATGAAGGAGAACGTGCTGCGCTGCGGCGGCGTCCCGGTGATGGTCGAGGACCCCTGGGGCCGCGCCGTGGACCCCGCCAAGGTGGAACATGCCCTGAAGACCAACCCGGACGCCAAGATCCTTGCCTTCGTCCATGCGGAGACCTCGACCGGGGCGCGCTCCGACGCCAAACTGCTGTCCGATCTTGCCCACCAGCATGGCTGCCTGACCATCGTCGATGCGGTCACCGCGCTCGGCGGTATCCCGCTGCTGGTGGACGACTGGCAGCTCGACGCGGTCTTCTCCGGCACGCAGAAATGTCTGTCCTGCGTGCCAGGCCTGTCGCCGGTCACTTTCAGCGCGCGCGCGCAGGAGGTCATCAGGCAGCGCAAGCGGCCGGCGCAGAGCTGGTTCCTGGACCTGAACCTGGTCATGTCGTACTGGGGCGGAGACGGCAAACGGACCTACCACCACACCGCACCGGTCAATACGCTGTATGCCCTGCACGAGGCGCTGGTAATCCTGCAGGAGGAAACCATCGGGCTCTCCTGGGCGCGCCACCTGCATTACCATCGCGCGCTGCGTGCCGGCCTTGAGGCCATGGGACTGGAACTCGCCGTACCGGAAGATGAGCGTCTGCCGCAGCTGAACGCGGTGCGGATACCCGAAGGGGTCGATGACGCCGTGGTACGCGCGCAATTGCTCGGCGAGTACAACCTGGAGATCGGCGCCGGGCTCGGCGCCATGGCGGGCAAGATCTGGCGTATCGGCCTGATGGGTCACGCCTGCAGCGCGCGCAACGTGCTGTTCTGTCTCGGTGCGCTGGAAGATGTGCTGACCGACGTCAAGGCACCGATCCGGCACAGCCGCGCGCTGGCGGCCGCGCGTGCGGTGCTGAGCGCGGATCCGCAGCCCGTGGACGACGAAGAATAA